The Gemmatimonadota bacterium DNA window GATCACCAGGGTGACAGCGGGCCCTGCGAGCGCAATCACCAATTCCTCGCGCGGCCGGTCGGGGAGGTTGGCAATGCGCGCCACTCCGCCGATCGGGGTCAGGAGGACGTCGGGCGTCCCGATGCCGTAGTGACGGGCAGCGAAGATGTGCCCGAACTCGTGCAGCAGGACGGAGAGAAAGAGCAGCACCAGAAAGGCGAGTTCATCGGCGGCCCCAGCGGCCCCGGCGTCGCGCCATCCCTCGAAGGCGTACCAGGCCAGCAGCAGGACGAGCGTGGCATGCACGCGCACGCGGGTTTCGCCCACGCGACCGAGGCTGATGGACCACATCACGCCGCTCCGCGGTCGCGCAGCAGCGCCTCGGCCGCGCGGCGGCCGGAGTGCAGTGCACCGTGCAGCGAGGCGGTCTCGCGATGGTCACCGGCGACGTACCGACCAGCGCCGAGCCGCACCGGCCGGGCGACGGGGTCGAGGTCGTCGGGCAGTTGATCCGGTTGGGCATACCGGATCCGATGCACTCGCAGCAGGCGCCATGTCGCCACCGAGGCGCCGAACCAGGTGGCCGCCTGTTGTCGGACCGCGCGCTCCAGTGCCTCGTCCCCCTCCGGGTGATCGTCGATCACGGCGATCGTCACCAGTGACTGGCTGGCCGGGGCCACTCCTGCAGACAGCTCGCTCATGACGACCAGGGAATTGATCGGACCACGTCCCTCGCCATTCAGCAGGAGGTCGCGACCGGACCATGGCGCCGTCGGCGCCGCGAACGCCAGCGAGATGGCGGAACGCGGCCGGGCCGGGGCAGGGAGCCCGAGCAGGGTGGCGGCAGTGTCTCCTTCGGTGGCAATGATCATGTCGGAGGCGGGGACGAGTTGGCCGTCGTCGAGCCGCACGCCGCCTTCCCCGAGCGCCACGACGCGCCGGTGCAGCTGCACGGTGCCAGGCGGCAGCGGCGCGGCCAGTTGCGCGGGGATGGCGCCCATGCCGAGTGCCGGGACTGCCGTGTCGCCTTGCGCCATCATCCGCATCACGAAGTCGAGCATGCGGCTCGAGGTGGCGAGGTCGCGACCGAGGAAGATCCCGCCCAGCCATGGTTCGAGGAAGGCGGTGGTGAAGTCCGCCGAAAAACCGAAGGCCTCGAGGGCGGTGCGCGTCGATGTCGCGGGGCGCGCAAAGAGCTCGTCGAGCGAACCCTCGAGGGCACGCTGGCGCAGCCGCAGCACCGCCGCCTTGTCACGCCAGGAGCCGAGCCCGTCGAGCAAGGAGGCCACGGCGGGTGCTGGGCGGCGGAAGGGATCGGCGAGTCGATGCCATGCGTCGCCCGCCCGCAC harbors:
- a CDS encoding FAD-dependent oxidoreductase yields the protein MTAPVVIVGAGLAGLAAARRLTLAGVPCTLLEASDGVGGRVRTDAVDGFLVDRGFQVVLTAYPECRAVLDYAALDLRAFEPGAVVRAGDAWHRLADPFRRPAPAVASLLDGLGSWRDKAAVLRLRQRALEGSLDELFARPATSTRTALEAFGFSADFTTAFLEPWLGGIFLGRDLATSSRMLDFVMRMMAQGDTAVPALGMGAIPAQLAAPLPPGTVQLHRRVVALGEGGVRLDDGQLVPASDMIIATEGDTAATLLGLPAPARPRSAISLAFAAPTAPWSGRDLLLNGEGRGPINSLVVMSELSAGVAPASQSLVTIAVIDDHPEGDEALERAVRQQAATWFGASVATWRLLRVHRIRYAQPDQLPDDLDPVARPVRLGAGRYVAGDHRETASLHGALHSGRRAAEALLRDRGAA